In Synergistaceae bacterium, the genomic stretch CATAATTTTCTCGGCAGCATGTACCATATTTTTTCTAAGCGTTTCCCTGTCAAGACCGTCGGGAACTACAACTAATGCTGAGAGTCGCTTTGCCCTCGCAACGCTCGTGTCCTCTATTTCCTTGATGGAATATACAGGCTGAAACGATTCATTTGGTGTTGCAGAAGGGACTTCGTTTCCACTATTTAAATCAACATAAACGTGAGAATTATTCGTTTTTCCAACAGAAGGTGCAGCTGGTTGAGCCGTCTTTATTGGTTCAGCTTTTTGTGGTTGTGAATTCTTTTGGAGTTTCTCTTTACCGAAAATATTTACAATTATTATGACGACAGCAGTGACACACAGTATCCCCCAAAAATCTATTTTTTTCTTCGGCTGTTTCTTTTTTAATGGTTCTGTAATTTCAAGAGATGACGACATTACAGAAGATTGAGGAAGTGAATTTGTATTCAATAACTGTTCCTTACGATTGACATATTCTTCCTCTGTCAACGCGCCTTTTTCTTTCAAATTGAATAATCGCTCCAATTCATCAATGGAAGTATCTTTTTGAGGTCTTTGTTTCACTTCTGCAACTCTATCTTTTACAAATGAGACAAAAGTATTCACCTCTGCTTTAGGAACAGTTGTCATTTGGTAATGTCCGCTGGTTGCGGTGAGGTCAATGTTCCCAAAGAAGAAACCTATATTACCTTCCGCATAATTTATATCTTCAAAGTGAATTTCTGTTACAATTGGAGCTCGAAACATTGCCGAGCGAAAAATAAAAATACGCATGTTGCTCAGGACAATACGATGATAAACGTCGTTGATCTGACATTGGAAGACCGTTATTAAAGTCTCCCCTGGTAATAGTTTTTCTGTTAAAAGTGTCAATTCTTTTGGTTTCAAGTCCAAATATTTAGATTTAGACTGTGCTTTGATCTGCTTCAAATCAATGGACATGACTTTCCCTCTTTCTCTAGATTTTAAGATGATTATAAACTATCCTGAATTCCCGTAAAGTTGAGTTGTCAATAGTTTGCCCTGCTGATGCTCGACAATCCATTGGTCAGAAAAACTACTCAACGAAAAGGCGGATATTTCACGAGGGCTTTTGAGGTCGGGGTGATTTCTTCGGGGTTAGAACAGATATGACTCCCTGAACCTTCGAGGGCAGGGATTGCCAACTTAGCGGAAATCGCCGCCTCCGCTGTCCAGCCAGTTTTGAAGGATCAGCGCGGCGGCTATTTTATCTACTTTCTCTTTGCGTTTCTTTCGTGAAACGTTGCCCTCCACAAGGGCGCGTTGGGCGATAACCGTGGTGTAACGCTCGTCCCAGGTTTCGAAACGTCGGTGAGGGTACGCGGCCCGCAGGTCTTCCGTCAGGGCGAAAATTCGCTCGGCCTCCGGGCCGTAACTGCCGTCCGTCCGTCGGGGCATTCCGATGAGGATGAGGTCGGGGTCGTAACGCTTCAGGCTCGCGTCGAGTTTCTCCCTCCAGTTTTCTTCCGGGGTTTCCACCGGCCACACGTCAATCCCCTGAGCGAACAGCCCCAGGGGATCCGTCACCGCGACGCCGATACGCACGCTTCCCACGTCCAGCGCCAGGACACGCTTTGTCATGCCCGAATCTGTCCCTCCAGAAGCTCCTCAATTTTTTGCAGGGCCTGACTCAGACAGTCTGTTTTTTTGCCGCCGCCCTGTGCCATGTTGGGACGTCCGCCGCCCCGCCCGTCCAGCAGGGCCGAGGCTTCCTTCACGAGTCCTCCCGCGTTTGCTCCCTTTTTCACCGCGGCGTCGTCGGCCATGACGACGATCTGACAGCTTCCGTCTTCGTTGGCCGAGGTCATGACGACGACGGTTGGAGAGGTCCCGGTCTTCGCTCTGTCGCCGATCTCCCTCAGCATGTCGGGGGTGGCTTTCGAAAAAGCGCCCGTCTGGAGACAAACGCCTTTAACATCCTTTCGGGTAAACGCGTCGGAGGCGTTTTCCGTCAGCTTTTTGAGCTCCAGTTCCTGTATTTTCCGGTGCAGCGCCCTGTTTTCCTCCAGCGCGTCCTCCGCTTTCGTCAGCAGGTTTTCCTCCTCCGTCGAGAAGGTTTTCTGCAGCCGGTCGAGCAGCGAGGAGGTTCGCTGCACGCGTTCGAGGGAGTTCATTCCCGTAATCGCTGTGATGCGCCGTGTTCCGGAGCCGATGCTTTCCTCTCTCACGATTTTGAAGAGCCCGATGTCGCCGGTGGCGCGGACGTGCAGCCCCCCGCAGAGCTCTCTGGAGAACCCGGGAACGGAAACCACGCGCACCACGTCGCCGTATTTCTCGTCGAAAAGGGCCTTCGCCCCCAGAGATCGCGCCTCTTCGCGGTCGTGTTCCGTCACTTCGAGAAGGGTATTTTTCAGCACTTCTTCGTTGACCTGACGCTCGACCTCCATGATCTGGCCGACGGTCATGGCTTCATGGTGGGTGAAGTCGAAGCGGAGAAAGCGGTCGGTCACGAGGGACCCCGCCTGACGAACGTGTCCGCCAAGCACGCGGCCCAGAGCCTCGTGCAGCAGGTGCGTCGCGGTGTGGCTGCGGCGGATGGCGTCTCG encodes the following:
- a CDS encoding PH domain-containing protein translates to MSIDLKQIKAQSKSKYLDLKPKELTLLTEKLLPGETLITVFQCQINDVYHRIVLSNMRIFIFRSAMFRAPIVTEIHFEDINYAEGNIGFFFGNIDLTATSGHYQMTTVPKAEVNTFVSFVKDRVAEVKQRPQKDTSIDELERLFNLKEKGALTEEEYVNRKEQLLNTNSLPQSSVMSSSLEITEPLKKKQPKKKIDFWGILCVTAVVIIIVNIFGKEKLQKNSQPQKAEPIKTAQPAAPSVGKTNNSHVYVDLNSGNEVPSATPNESFQPVYSIKEIEDTSVARAKRLSALVVVPDGLDRETLRKNMVHAAEKIMDESGAKAVSVYARRASDETNTGFSAALCTLAPFGEIGKAIDPTTTRKDMRAVVDFDESYFQKLDESKFVTRIDEKTRREIYRAGAAAEYNARMDARRQMIKKYMHKEPKKNASEDELLALMNQIYMTIHDRSVLEEETILTTKKQENYEKQVMKKYKLTEDEYDNIGTEGSLKYWRLE
- the ruvX gene encoding Holliday junction resolvase RuvX gives rise to the protein MTKRVLALDVGSVRIGVAVTDPLGLFAQGIDVWPVETPEENWREKLDASLKRYDPDLILIGMPRRTDGSYGPEAERIFALTEDLRAAYPHRRFETWDERYTTVIAQRALVEGNVSRKKRKEKVDKIAAALILQNWLDSGGGDFR